The genomic region CAACTTTTTAATTATTATTTACTTAAGGAGTATGGTGTTAAGGAAGAAAAAATGTTCTTAAATAATAGATGTACATTTAGTGAAAACTTCCATTCTTTTAGAAGGGACAAAGAACTTTCTGGAAGAAATGGAGCTATAATATTTATGGAGGAATGATTATATGAAAAACAAATTAATGGTATCTTTTTTAGCTTTGGTACTAGTTGCTTGTGGAAGTTCTGGTTCTCTAGAACTTAGTAAACAAGAAAAAGAAAAAATAAACGGAGATGTTAATGTTGCTAGACAAATTTTAGTTCAAAAAGCTATCTTAAAAGAAGCAAGTGCTGAAAAATTAAGCGATGAAGACAAGTTTAATATTCAACAAGCTAAAGATGAAGTTGAAGTAAGTTATTATTTACAAAAGAAATTTGGTACTGAACTTAACAACATTCAAGTAACAGAAGATGAAGCTAGAAAGTATTATGATATTCACAAGGCAGAAATAGGAAATGCTTCTTATGAGGAAATTAAAAATGCTATAGTAGCACAAATAACTTATGAAAAACAAACTGCTATTGTTAACAAATACTATGAAGATTTATTAAGCAAATACAAAATTGAAGAAATCTTAAAGAAAGATTTCCCAGATGCAGTACAACAAACTGTTGAAGCTCCAGCTCCTGCACCTGCTCCTGAAGCAACACCTGCTCCAGCTGAAGAAACTAAAACTGAAGAAAAGAAATAATAAAATTAGGGGGTCAGTACAAACCCCCCTTTTTTTATCTATTTTATCTATCTAAGAGTACCAAAAGATCATCTTCTAAAAGTATTGTATTACCACTAGGTATCATAGTTTTATTATCTCTTTTAATAAGAACTATCAATATATTTCTATCTAGTTCACGAATAGATTTATTTATGTATTTAGAATTTTTATCCACTATACTTTCATATAGATTTATTCTTGTTCCCTTATCCACAAAACTTGAACCACAAAGAACTATCCTATCCCCTTTTTCTATGACAGTATTCCCATTAGGAATAATATTTTCATTATTTCTTATTATTAAAACTAAAAGTACTGATGGCATAAGTTCAAGATTCTTAACTTGTCTACCTACCCATTTATGTGTTTCATCTATCTCAGCAGTTATAAAATCAACATCTTCTGTATCCGAGTAATCGTTGAAGGTTCTAAGTACATCGCCATCTTCATCTATCATATTTAACTTTTTAGAAAAATATGGAAGTAGTGAGCCTTGTATAGCGATTGACAATAGAACAACTATAAAAGCAATATTGAATACTATCATTCCTCTTTCCTTATTTGCCACCACAACTAATATAGCAAACACAACTGAGGCTGCTCCTCTTAAACCTGCCCAAGAAACTAAAAGTTTTTGTCCTCTACTTGACTTCATAGGACTTATTAAAGCATAGACAACAAATGGACGAATTAATAGTGTCATTACTATCATAATTAAAACAGCAGGAACAGCATATTTTAATGCTTCCAATGGATTTACTAAAAGCCCTAGTAAAAAGAATATTAAAATCTGCATTATACTTGTAAGTCCATTGAAAAAACTAACAATTTCACTTTTCTTATTGAAATGTATATTTCCTAATAAAACTCCCAAAAGATACACTGTTATATATCCATTTCCACCAATAAATTCACTTGTTGAATAAGATAAAAGCATAGAGGCAGTTATCAAAGCCATAGACATTCCACTATCTATATTGTTAACTTTCCTAATTATATAACGAGATACCTTTGCAAATATATACCCTACAGCTAAACCAAAGAAAACTTGTTTGAATAATAACAGTGGTAAATTTAGATTTCCCTTTGAAAGTGTCAAAAAGGCTATAGTTAAAACATAGGCAAAGG from Fusobacterium periodonticum ATCC 33693 harbors:
- a CDS encoding potassium/proton antiporter; amino-acid sequence: MNNILFLSSVVIILSIFIYRYLSKFGVPMLLVFISLGMIFGVNGIFKIPYDNYELSRDICSFALIYIIFFGGFGTNLSMARGIIKKSLILSSLGVIFTSLLTGLFAHYILKLDLYSSLLIGSVLGSTDAASVFAILRSHKLNLKENTASLLEIESGSNDPFAYVLTIAFLTLSKGNLNLPLLLFKQVFFGLAVGYIFAKVSRYIIRKVNNIDSGMSMALITASMLLSYSTSEFIGGNGYITVYLLGVLLGNIHFNKKSEIVSFFNGLTSIMQILIFFLLGLLVNPLEALKYAVPAVLIMIVMTLLIRPFVVYALISPMKSSRGQKLLVSWAGLRGAASVVFAILVVVANKERGMIVFNIAFIVVLLSIAIQGSLLPYFSKKLNMIDEDGDVLRTFNDYSDTEDVDFITAEIDETHKWVGRQVKNLELMPSVLLVLIIRNNENIIPNGNTVIEKGDRIVLCGSSFVDKGTRINLYESIVDKNSKYINKSIRELDRNILIVLIKRDNKTMIPSGNTILLEDDLLVLLDR